One window of the Leptotrichia trevisanii DSM 22070 genome contains the following:
- a CDS encoding zinc-ribbon domain-containing protein: MIIIFGTKNKIKNLGVVGRYECSRCHNVSDLQFISTQQWFTLFWIPIFPISKKQEFMQCPICHQAYQVPK, translated from the coding sequence ATGATTATAATATTTGGAACGAAAAATAAAATAAAAAATCTAGGTGTGGTAGGAAGATATGAATGTTCCCGATGCCACAACGTATCTGATTTACAGTTTATAAGCACACAACAATGGTTTACACTATTTTGGATACCTATATTCCCAATAAGCAAAAAACAGGAATTTATGCAATGTCCGATTTGTCATCAAGCCTATCAGGTTCCTAAATAA
- a CDS encoding YbgA family protein, with product MNKKKECEELWAKNKYYVLSKSHKVYLEIRKYLKEKEIDIVFINERIQKVRNMKESKKDFSNAILHLWGYFKKKATKLEKQGLFNILEEYMGGRNNQKSVIEYINTLLKKYPNKYLQESTLLTGEKDETMA from the coding sequence ATGAATAAAAAAAAAGAATGCGAAGAACTATGGGCAAAAAATAAATATTATGTGTTAAGCAAATCGCATAAAGTGTACTTAGAAATAAGAAAGTATTTGAAAGAAAAAGAAATTGATATTGTATTTATTAATGAAAGAATACAAAAAGTAAGGAATATGAAAGAAAGTAAAAAAGATTTTAGTAATGCAATTCTTCATTTATGGGGATATTTCAAAAAAAAAGCAACGAAGCTCGAAAAACAAGGATTATTTAACATACTGGAAGAATATATGGGAGGGAGAAATAATCAGAAATCTGTAATTGAATATATCAATACTTTACTAAAGAAATATCCAAATAAATATTTACAAGAATCTACTTTATTAACAGGAGAAAAAGATGAGACTATGGCATGA